A single genomic interval of Zingiber officinale cultivar Zhangliang chromosome 4A, Zo_v1.1, whole genome shotgun sequence harbors:
- the LOC121972130 gene encoding heterogeneous nuclear ribonucleoprotein U-like protein 1 isoform X2 — translation MASKHPLESPESDQAPASKRYRPKEKEASFRQDPNSAAVRVELNPADCDLDFNIDKHGLQGHALHEEGFAYCWSGARATVGITGGKYCFGCKVISDQEVDMADTPPDQQHICRVGISRGDDPVGSLGETIKSFGFGGTGKFSNGGKFSDYGSSFGVGDTIICTVDLEKKPLSSIGFSKNGKSLGVAMHFDASSIGIGASAMPPRSQPWESAFFPHVLLKNVVVQLQFNIEDGLIPEEGYKPWAAAFEDGNAVVGPSFTSPSTCEVIMMVGLPASGKTTWAEKWMTEHPEKRYVLLGTNLALDKMKVPGLMRKNNYGERFERLMDRATGIFNVLLSRAANTARNYILDQTNVYKSARNRKLRAFVNYRKIAVVIFPSQDELRLRAEKRFKEMGKDVPAEAVNEMIANYILPTTKNMPPSKELFDEVIFTESGREESQRQLDEMKRLLVSPSTGAKQDPPHYSCMGVNWPASTPSPPLYDSRSTFQVSSSYSSVYSSPSSFRDHQIIPDYTGLSTQRDMYTSSHGANSSPHVRYSSPNFSSRLDSLGSSRRLEYENPTMPPLYRSPGVHFQDTRVPYVGHQSTGSWSPQYEFRSPAQSSYGLNYQSPPPRLPYRYPPNQMRPPSGQWYQ, via the exons ATGGCCTCGAAGCACCCTCTCGAATCGCCGGAGTCGGACCAAGCGCCGGCTTCGAAAAGATACCGTCCGAAGGAGAAGGAAGCTTCCTTCCGTCAGGATCCTAACAGCGCTGCAGTTCGGGTCGAGCTCAACCCGGCCGACTGCGATCTAG ATTTCAATATTGATAAACATGGTCTTCAAGGCCATGCACTGCATGAAGAAGGATTTGCATATTGCTGGTCTGGTGCCCGAGCAACTGTTGGAATAACTGGAGGGAAGTATTGTTTTGGCTGCAAGGTGATATCGGACCAGGAAGTTGACATGGCTGATACACCTCCGGATCAACAACATATATGCCGTGTTGGTATATCAAGGGGTGACGATCCTGTTGGTAGCCTCGGTGAGACGATCAAGAGTTTTGGCTTTGGAGGAACTGGTAAATTTTCAAACGGAGGGAAGTTCTCAGATTATGGGTCCAGCTTTGGTGTAGGTGATACTATAATTTGCACAGTGGACCTTGAAAAAAAGCCATTGTCTTCTATTGGGTTTTCCAAAAATGGGAAATCATTGGGTGTTGCTATGCATTTTGATGCGAGCTCAATAGGCATTGGTGCATCAGCGATGCCACCTAGGAGTCAACCATGGGAATCTGCATTTTTCCCCCATGTACTTTTGAAGAACGTTGTGGTTCAGCTGCAGTTTAACATTGAAGATGGATTGATCCCTGAGGAAGGCTACAAACCTTGGGCTGCTGCTTTTGAGGATGGGAATGCAGTAGTTGGGCCATCATTCACAAGCCCAAGCACATGTGAGGTGATCATGATGGTTGGTTTACCTGCATCTGGGAAGACAACATGGGCAGAGAAATGGATGACGGAGCATCCTGAGAAACGATATGTTCTGCTTGGAACAAATCTTGCATTGGATAAAATGAAG GTTCCAGGTCTCATGCGCAAGAATAATTATGGAGAACGTTTTGAACGCCTTATGGATCGAGCAACTGGAATTTTCAATGTATTATTATCTAGGGCTGCCAATACAGCACGTAATTATATTCTTGATCAAACAAATGTTTACAAGAGTGCTCGTAACCGTAAACTAAGGGCATTTGTGAATTACCGTAAG ATTGCAgtggtcatttttccttcacaAGATGAGCTTAGACTTCGTGCAGAAAAACGTTTTAAAGAGATGGGGAAAGATGTACCTGCTGAAGCAGTAAATGAGATGATAG CCAATTATATTTTACCAACAACCAAGAACATGCCTCCTTCAAAGGAGTTATTTGATGAG GTTATTTTTACAGAATCTGGGAGGGAAGAGTCACAAAGACAATTAGATGAGATGAAACGTTTGCTAGTATCTCCTAGTACGGGTGCAAAGCAAGATCCCCCGCATTATTCAT GTATGGGTGTGAACTGGCCAGCTTCCACGCCATCTCCTCCATTATATGATAGCCGAAGTACTTTTCAA GTTAGTTCTTCATATTCAAGTGTGTATTCAAGTCCTAGCTCCTTTCGAGATCACCAAATAATACCAGATTACACCGGTCTGTCGACACAAAGAGACATGTATACTTCAAGTCATGGAGCCAACTCTAGTCCTCATGTGAGATACAGTAGTCCAAACTTTTCTAGCAG GTTAGACAGTCTTGGTTCCTCTAGGAGGCTCGAGTATGAAAATCCAACAATGCCACCCTTGTACAGAAGTCCAGGTGTACATTTCCAAGACACTAGGGTTCCATATGTCGGTCATCAATCCACAGGATCATGGTCACCACAATATGAGTTTCGAAGCCCTGCTCAAAGCAGCTATG GTCTGAACTATCAATCTCCGCCGCCGAGGCTACCATATCGATATCCTCCTAACCAAATGCGGCCACCATCTGGCCAATGGTACCAGTAG
- the LOC121972130 gene encoding heterogeneous nuclear ribonucleoprotein U-like protein 1 isoform X1: MASKHPLESPESDQAPASKRYRPKEKEASFRQDPNSAAVRVELNPADCDLDFNIDKHGLQGHALHEEGFAYCWSGARATVGITGGKYCFGCKVISDQEVDMADTPPDQQHICRVGISRGDDPVGSLGETIKSFGFGGTGKFSNGGKFSDYGSSFGVGDTIICTVDLEKKPLSSIGFSKNGKSLGVAMHFDASSIGIGASAMPPRSQPWESAFFPHVLLKNVVVQLQFNIEDGLIPEEGYKPWAAAFEDGNAVVGPSFTSPSTCEVIMMVGLPASGKTTWAEKWMTEHPEKRYVLLGTNLALDKMKVPGLMRKNNYGERFERLMDRATGIFNVLLSRAANTARNYILDQTNVYKSARNRKLRAFVNYRKIAVVIFPSQDELRLRAEKRFKEMGKDVPAEAVNEMIANYILPTTKNMPPSKELFDEVIFTESGREESQRQLDEMKRLLVSPSTGAKQDPPHYSCESSFQSFPRPILNVKTASGMGVNWPASTPSPPLYDSRSTFQVSSSYSSVYSSPSSFRDHQIIPDYTGLSTQRDMYTSSHGANSSPHVRYSSPNFSSRLDSLGSSRRLEYENPTMPPLYRSPGVHFQDTRVPYVGHQSTGSWSPQYEFRSPAQSSYGLNYQSPPPRLPYRYPPNQMRPPSGQWYQ, encoded by the exons ATGGCCTCGAAGCACCCTCTCGAATCGCCGGAGTCGGACCAAGCGCCGGCTTCGAAAAGATACCGTCCGAAGGAGAAGGAAGCTTCCTTCCGTCAGGATCCTAACAGCGCTGCAGTTCGGGTCGAGCTCAACCCGGCCGACTGCGATCTAG ATTTCAATATTGATAAACATGGTCTTCAAGGCCATGCACTGCATGAAGAAGGATTTGCATATTGCTGGTCTGGTGCCCGAGCAACTGTTGGAATAACTGGAGGGAAGTATTGTTTTGGCTGCAAGGTGATATCGGACCAGGAAGTTGACATGGCTGATACACCTCCGGATCAACAACATATATGCCGTGTTGGTATATCAAGGGGTGACGATCCTGTTGGTAGCCTCGGTGAGACGATCAAGAGTTTTGGCTTTGGAGGAACTGGTAAATTTTCAAACGGAGGGAAGTTCTCAGATTATGGGTCCAGCTTTGGTGTAGGTGATACTATAATTTGCACAGTGGACCTTGAAAAAAAGCCATTGTCTTCTATTGGGTTTTCCAAAAATGGGAAATCATTGGGTGTTGCTATGCATTTTGATGCGAGCTCAATAGGCATTGGTGCATCAGCGATGCCACCTAGGAGTCAACCATGGGAATCTGCATTTTTCCCCCATGTACTTTTGAAGAACGTTGTGGTTCAGCTGCAGTTTAACATTGAAGATGGATTGATCCCTGAGGAAGGCTACAAACCTTGGGCTGCTGCTTTTGAGGATGGGAATGCAGTAGTTGGGCCATCATTCACAAGCCCAAGCACATGTGAGGTGATCATGATGGTTGGTTTACCTGCATCTGGGAAGACAACATGGGCAGAGAAATGGATGACGGAGCATCCTGAGAAACGATATGTTCTGCTTGGAACAAATCTTGCATTGGATAAAATGAAG GTTCCAGGTCTCATGCGCAAGAATAATTATGGAGAACGTTTTGAACGCCTTATGGATCGAGCAACTGGAATTTTCAATGTATTATTATCTAGGGCTGCCAATACAGCACGTAATTATATTCTTGATCAAACAAATGTTTACAAGAGTGCTCGTAACCGTAAACTAAGGGCATTTGTGAATTACCGTAAG ATTGCAgtggtcatttttccttcacaAGATGAGCTTAGACTTCGTGCAGAAAAACGTTTTAAAGAGATGGGGAAAGATGTACCTGCTGAAGCAGTAAATGAGATGATAG CCAATTATATTTTACCAACAACCAAGAACATGCCTCCTTCAAAGGAGTTATTTGATGAG GTTATTTTTACAGAATCTGGGAGGGAAGAGTCACAAAGACAATTAGATGAGATGAAACGTTTGCTAGTATCTCCTAGTACGGGTGCAAAGCAAGATCCCCCGCATTATTCATGTGAAAGTTCTTTTCAATCATTTCCTAGACCTATTCTTAATGTGAAAACTGCTTCAG GTATGGGTGTGAACTGGCCAGCTTCCACGCCATCTCCTCCATTATATGATAGCCGAAGTACTTTTCAA GTTAGTTCTTCATATTCAAGTGTGTATTCAAGTCCTAGCTCCTTTCGAGATCACCAAATAATACCAGATTACACCGGTCTGTCGACACAAAGAGACATGTATACTTCAAGTCATGGAGCCAACTCTAGTCCTCATGTGAGATACAGTAGTCCAAACTTTTCTAGCAG GTTAGACAGTCTTGGTTCCTCTAGGAGGCTCGAGTATGAAAATCCAACAATGCCACCCTTGTACAGAAGTCCAGGTGTACATTTCCAAGACACTAGGGTTCCATATGTCGGTCATCAATCCACAGGATCATGGTCACCACAATATGAGTTTCGAAGCCCTGCTCAAAGCAGCTATG GTCTGAACTATCAATCTCCGCCGCCGAGGCTACCATATCGATATCCTCCTAACCAAATGCGGCCACCATCTGGCCAATGGTACCAGTAG